Proteins encoded in a region of the Diospyros lotus cultivar Yz01 chromosome 9, ASM1463336v1, whole genome shotgun sequence genome:
- the LOC127810113 gene encoding uridylate kinase PUMPKIN, chloroplastic isoform X1, whose translation MAFSAPFSRSIFYLNTTMSSQPCSSSPRLFKSHSHNHNSSTMGYQSSYGRRAISCSSPEMGHAPDPLKCSRQPPLPSVAPFNVTMNEVGLSKQSYTWRRVLLKVSGEALAGDQAQNIDPKVTMAIAREVAAVTRLGIEVAVVVGGGNIFRGSSWAGCSGLDRSSADYIGMLATVMNAIFLQATMESIGIPTRVQTAFRMSEVAEPYIRRRAVRHLEKGRVVIFAAGTGNPFFTTDTAAALRCAEINAEVMLKGTNVDGVYDDNPRCNPNARLLESLTYQDVISRDLSVMDMTAITLCQENKIPVVVFNLNKAGNISKAILGERVGTLIGGTMNSEPARTT comes from the exons ATGGCATTCTCGGCGCCCTTTAGCCGctcaattttctatttgaacACGACGATGTCTTCTCAGCCATGTTCATCTTCACCCCGTCTCTTCAAATCCCACAGCCATAACCATAATTCGTCGACCATGGGTTATCAGAGCTCTTATGGACGACGGGCGATCAGTTGTTCCTCTCCTGAGATGGGTCACGCCCCAGATCCCCTGAAATGCAG CAGGCAACCTCCATTACCTTCAGTGGCTCCTTTTAATGTCACAATGAATGAAGTTGGCTTGTCAAAACAATCATACACATGGCGTAGGGTGTTGCTTAAAGTGAGTGGAGAAGCACTTGCTGGAGATCAAGCACAGAACATCGACCCAAAG GTCACTATGGCTATTGCAAGGGAGGTTGCAGCTGTAACACGACTTGGCATTGAG GTTGCAGTTGTTGTTGGTGGGGGAAACATCTTTCGTGGATCCTCTTGGGCAGGATGTAGTGGCCTTGACCGGTCATCTGCCGATTACATTGG GATGTTGGCTACTGTTATGAATGCCATCTTTCTTCAGGCAACAATGGAGAGCATTGGCATCCCCACTCGAGTGCAGACTGCATTTCGCATGTCTGAAGTTGCTGAACCATACATACGTAGAAGGGCGGTTAGACATTTAGAGAAAGGGAGGGTTGTGATTTTTGCAGCTGGAACGGGAAACCCATTCTTCACTACAGACACTGCTGCAGCCCTTCGTTGTGCAGAGA TTAATGCAGAGGTGATGCTGAAAGGCACGAATGTTGATGGGGTGTACGACGATAATCCCAGGTGTAATCCAAATGCTCGCCTTCTTGAAAGTCTCACTTATCAAGACGTGATATCAAGGGATCTTTCAGTGATGGATATGACCGCCATTACGTTATGCCAAGAGAATAAGATCCCTG TCGTCGTCTTCAATCTTAACAAGGCGGGTAACATCTCGAAAGCTATTCTAGGAGAGAGGGTGGGCACGTTGATTGGAGGGACAATGAATTCTGAGCCGGCAAGGACGACATGA
- the LOC127810113 gene encoding uridylate kinase PUMPKIN, chloroplastic isoform X2 produces the protein MAFSAPFSRSIFYLNTTMSSQPCSSSPRLFKSHSHNHNSSTMGYQSSYGRRAISCSSPEMGHAPDPLKCRQPPLPSVAPFNVTMNEVGLSKQSYTWRRVLLKVSGEALAGDQAQNIDPKVTMAIAREVAAVTRLGIEVAVVVGGGNIFRGSSWAGCSGLDRSSADYIGMLATVMNAIFLQATMESIGIPTRVQTAFRMSEVAEPYIRRRAVRHLEKGRVVIFAAGTGNPFFTTDTAAALRCAEINAEVMLKGTNVDGVYDDNPRCNPNARLLESLTYQDVISRDLSVMDMTAITLCQENKIPVVVFNLNKAGNISKAILGERVGTLIGGTMNSEPARTT, from the exons ATGGCATTCTCGGCGCCCTTTAGCCGctcaattttctatttgaacACGACGATGTCTTCTCAGCCATGTTCATCTTCACCCCGTCTCTTCAAATCCCACAGCCATAACCATAATTCGTCGACCATGGGTTATCAGAGCTCTTATGGACGACGGGCGATCAGTTGTTCCTCTCCTGAGATGGGTCACGCCCCAGATCCCCTGAAATGCAG GCAACCTCCATTACCTTCAGTGGCTCCTTTTAATGTCACAATGAATGAAGTTGGCTTGTCAAAACAATCATACACATGGCGTAGGGTGTTGCTTAAAGTGAGTGGAGAAGCACTTGCTGGAGATCAAGCACAGAACATCGACCCAAAG GTCACTATGGCTATTGCAAGGGAGGTTGCAGCTGTAACACGACTTGGCATTGAG GTTGCAGTTGTTGTTGGTGGGGGAAACATCTTTCGTGGATCCTCTTGGGCAGGATGTAGTGGCCTTGACCGGTCATCTGCCGATTACATTGG GATGTTGGCTACTGTTATGAATGCCATCTTTCTTCAGGCAACAATGGAGAGCATTGGCATCCCCACTCGAGTGCAGACTGCATTTCGCATGTCTGAAGTTGCTGAACCATACATACGTAGAAGGGCGGTTAGACATTTAGAGAAAGGGAGGGTTGTGATTTTTGCAGCTGGAACGGGAAACCCATTCTTCACTACAGACACTGCTGCAGCCCTTCGTTGTGCAGAGA TTAATGCAGAGGTGATGCTGAAAGGCACGAATGTTGATGGGGTGTACGACGATAATCCCAGGTGTAATCCAAATGCTCGCCTTCTTGAAAGTCTCACTTATCAAGACGTGATATCAAGGGATCTTTCAGTGATGGATATGACCGCCATTACGTTATGCCAAGAGAATAAGATCCCTG TCGTCGTCTTCAATCTTAACAAGGCGGGTAACATCTCGAAAGCTATTCTAGGAGAGAGGGTGGGCACGTTGATTGGAGGGACAATGAATTCTGAGCCGGCAAGGACGACATGA
- the LOC127809329 gene encoding protein MKS1-like, whose amino-acid sequence MDPPEHSADGSFPPTKRKLQLQGPRPPQLQVRKESHAIKKPPIAPHRQHPQPHEAAAAETHQPLIIYAVSPKIIHATATDFMSLVQRLTGPSSGDVSPAARLASIERTSPKDQRERDRGELANIDVMVTADDEVEVGKNPGILSPGPASLPPIPPGLFSPESFNHNGNSLLHDLSPSQSPFNLWNNVFLPSPNSNLFWTPMVSPSPSSFDLLNRLFDF is encoded by the coding sequence ATGGATCCCCCGGAACACTCAGCCGACGGCAGCTTTCCGCCGACGAAGAGAAAACTACAGCTACAGGGTCCCCGTCCGCCACAGCTCCAAGTCAGGAAAGAGTCCCACGCCATCAAGAAGCCGCCCATCGCCCCGCATCGCCAGCATCCGCAGCCGCACGAGGCCGCCGCCGCAGAGACCCACCAGCCCCTTATCATCTACGCCGTATCCCCCAAAATCATCCACGCCACCGCCACCGACTTCATGTCCTTGGTCCAACGCCTCACCGGCCCCTCATCCGGCGACGTCTCCCCAGCGGCGAGGTTGGCTTCGATCGAGAGGACGAGCCCCAAGGATCAGCGAGAGAGGGATAGAGGTGAATTGGCTAATATTGATGTTATGGTCACCGCTGACGACGAAGTAGAAGTGGGTAAGAATCCTGGGATCCTTTCACCGGGGCCGGCCAGCCTGCCGCCCATCCCGCCGGGGCTCTTCTCGCCGGAATCCTTCAACCACAACGGGAATTCACTGTTGCACGATCTTAGCCCAAGCCAAAGCCCATTCAATCTTTGGAACAACGTGTTCTTGCCGAGTCCTAATTCCAACTTGTTTTGGACTCCTATGGTTTCACCCTCCCCCTCATCATTTGATCTTCTCAACCGGCTTTTTGACTTTTAG